A single region of the Fusarium fujikuroi IMI 58289 draft genome, chromosome FFUJ_chr05 genome encodes:
- a CDS encoding putative protein sonA: MSTLFGGASAAASTSNTVGDLKQDVALSDPPTDTISDLSFSPAPNGPDFLAISSWDNKVRIYEIAANGQSQGRHAYEHSQPVLNCDFSKDGTKVVSAGADKNVKVCDLASQQDAVIGTHDQPVRTCRFFMNDGNPMVVSGSWDKTIKYWDLRQQGPAATVQCQERVYTMDVRDNLCVVGTADRYINVIDLKNPTKFYKTLQSPLKWQTRVVSCFTDSAGFAIGSIEGRCAIQYVEDKDSSSNFSFKCHRDPPANSVTNVYAVNDISFHPVHGTFSTAGSDGTFHFWDKDAKHRLKGYPNVGGSITSTTFNKNGSIFAYAVGYDWAKGYQHNTQNYPIKVMLHPVNQDECKPRPSLKKR; the protein is encoded by the exons ATGTCGACCCTCTTTGGCGGTGCTTCTGccgcagcatcaacaagcaaCACTGTAGGCGATCTCAAGCAAGACGTGGCGCTTTCCGACCCCCCGACCGATACCATCTCCGACCTTTCTTTCTCCCCAGCGCCAAACGGACCTGACTTCCTAGCCATCTCCAGTTGGGATAACAAGGTTCGCATTTACGAGATTGCCGCCAATGGCCAGAGTCAGGGCCGACACGCCTACGAACACAGCCAACCTGTGTTGAACTGCGACTTCTCCAAG GATGGAACAAAAGTCGTCTCTGCCGGCGCTGACAAGAATGTCAAGGTCTGCGATCTTGCTTCCCAGCAGGACGCCGTTATCGGCACACACGATCAGCCAGTGCGAACATGTCGATTTTTCATGAACGATGGTAACCCCATGGTGGTTTCAGGCTCATGGGATAAGACGATCAAGTACTGGGATCTTAGACAACAAGGACCTGCGGCAACCGTACAATGCCAGGAGCGAGTTTATACGATGGACGTCCGCGATAATCTCTGTGTTGTCGGCACCGCCGATCGATACATCAATGTTATTGATCTCAAGAACCCTACCAAATTCTATAAAACCCTGCAGAGCCCTCTCAAGTGGCAGACCAGGGTGGTTAGCTGCTTTACAGACTCTGCTGGTTTTGCTATTGGTAGTATCGAGGGTCGTTGCGCTATCCAATACGTTGAAGACAAGGACTCCAG CTCCAACTTCTCTTTCAAGTGTCATCGCGACCCCCCGGCCAACAGCGTCACCAATGTCTATGCCGTCAACGATATTTCTTTCCACCCCGTTCATGGCACATTCAGCACTGCCGGTTCCGATGGAACATTCCACTTCTGGGACAAGGACGCCAAACACCGTCTCAAGGGCTACCCTAACGTTGGTGGCAGCATCACTTCCACAACCTTCAACAAGAACGGTTCCATCTTCGCCTACGCTGTAGGCTACGACTGGGCTAAGGGCTACCAGCACAACACTCAGAACTACCCTATCAAGGTGATGTTGCACCCTGTCAACCAGGACGAGTGCAAGCCCAGACCATCACTCAAGAAGCGATAA